One window of Spirochaetota bacterium genomic DNA carries:
- a CDS encoding acetate--CoA ligase family protein, whose translation MKAKKADIVSLFQPKSVAIVGASSQPGKIGFSITRNIIQGGFKGKIYPINPKGGAILGVDCYPSISDVKDEIDVATICVPAKLAFDAVKECADKGVKHVQIITSGFSEVGEVELERKIVEYANSKGTRVLGPNIFGVYSASGHYNSTFSATDILRGNVAILTQSGALGIAMIGKTAVENMGLSAIVSLGNKADIDEADCLEFVMRDQETKVILMYIEGVKDGERFIEAVREATKLKPIVVLKSGRSKRGAMAAASHTGSLAGSDEIFDAIARQTGLLRAESLQEAFNWCKFLAYSPRPKGKNTVIVTNGGGIGVMATDACEKYGVELYDDQLVLKEVFGPATPDFGSTKNPIDITGGAKAADYDLALSAPTRCDDMHATLALYCETATFDAENLAPMIRDTYGKHLASGKPVAYAIVGGKVVEDAIVQLRKMNVPVFPDVYEAVSCMGALYKYTNMLSERDDRVDDAQIDIATINKIIDGALADGRTFLLANEGQAVMKASGVMIPGSGIGKSIDECVRLAEQIGYPVVMKVVSRDILHKSDAGGVALDILNKQEVMDAYEAIMKNCRAYKEDAVIDGIEVCEMVQKGVELIIGARRDPQLGPIVMCGLGGIYVEVMKDVAFRAATLNKKEARSMLSEIRSYPLLLGVRGEEQKDIDIVVDTIIKVATIIRKIPRITDIEINPVVVYEQGKGLKAVDVRIIISKS comes from the coding sequence ATGAAAGCAAAAAAGGCAGACATAGTTTCTTTATTTCAGCCCAAAAGTGTTGCGATAGTTGGCGCTTCTTCACAACCGGGCAAAATTGGGTTCAGTATCACCCGAAACATTATTCAGGGTGGTTTTAAAGGAAAAATTTATCCCATCAACCCAAAAGGCGGTGCAATTTTAGGTGTTGATTGCTACCCATCAATTTCTGATGTAAAGGACGAAATTGACGTAGCAACAATCTGCGTTCCTGCAAAATTGGCATTTGATGCAGTTAAGGAATGTGCCGATAAGGGCGTAAAACATGTCCAGATTATAACTTCCGGTTTTTCCGAAGTTGGAGAAGTTGAACTAGAACGTAAAATTGTTGAATATGCCAATTCCAAAGGAACACGAGTACTTGGTCCTAACATCTTTGGCGTATACTCTGCTTCCGGTCATTACAATTCAACATTCTCAGCTACTGATATTTTGCGTGGTAATGTTGCCATTCTTACCCAGAGTGGTGCATTAGGAATAGCAATGATAGGGAAAACTGCTGTAGAAAATATGGGATTATCTGCAATCGTATCCCTGGGCAATAAGGCAGATATTGATGAAGCAGATTGCTTAGAGTTTGTAATGCGCGACCAGGAAACAAAAGTAATTTTAATGTATATTGAAGGCGTAAAAGACGGTGAGCGTTTTATTGAAGCTGTCCGTGAAGCAACAAAATTAAAACCAATCGTAGTATTGAAATCAGGCCGTTCAAAGCGTGGTGCAATGGCTGCAGCAAGCCATACTGGATCGTTGGCTGGCTCAGATGAAATCTTTGATGCAATTGCGCGCCAAACCGGCCTACTGCGCGCAGAAAGCTTGCAGGAAGCATTCAACTGGTGTAAATTCCTGGCATATTCACCACGCCCAAAAGGAAAAAATACCGTTATTGTTACAAATGGTGGCGGTATTGGTGTTATGGCAACTGACGCATGTGAAAAATACGGTGTTGAGCTTTATGATGACCAGCTTGTATTAAAAGAGGTTTTTGGCCCTGCAACACCTGATTTTGGTTCAACCAAAAACCCGATAGACATTACTGGTGGTGCAAAAGCCGCAGACTATGACCTGGCACTCAGCGCACCAACACGCTGTGACGATATGCATGCAACACTGGCATTGTACTGCGAAACTGCAACATTTGATGCTGAAAACTTAGCTCCAATGATACGAGATACGTATGGCAAGCATTTAGCTAGCGGAAAGCCTGTTGCATATGCGATAGTTGGTGGTAAAGTAGTTGAAGATGCAATTGTTCAGCTTCGCAAAATGAATGTACCAGTATTCCCTGATGTATACGAAGCGGTTTCCTGTATGGGAGCTCTGTATAAATATACCAATATGTTATCTGAACGCGATGACCGCGTTGATGATGCCCAGATAGACATAGCTACTATCAACAAAATTATCGATGGTGCACTTGCCGATGGTAGAACGTTTTTACTAGCTAATGAAGGACAGGCAGTAATGAAAGCTTCTGGTGTTATGATACCAGGCTCAGGCATTGGCAAATCAATAGACGAGTGTGTACGGTTGGCTGAACAGATAGGCTATCCAGTTGTTATGAAGGTTGTTTCCCGTGACATTCTCCACAAGTCTGATGCTGGTGGTGTAGCATTAGATATACTAAATAAACAGGAAGTAATGGATGCGTACGAAGCCATCATGAAGAATTGTCGCGCATATAAAGAAGATGCGGTTATAGATGGCATTGAAGTATGCGAAATGGTGCAGAAAGGTGTTGAGCTTATTATTGGCGCCCGCCGAGATCCACAGTTAGGGCCAATCGTAATGTGTGGCCTTGGTGGCATTTATGTTGAAGTAATGAAAGATGTTGCATTCAGAGCTGCAACACTAAACAAGAAAGAAGCACGTTCAATGCTTTCTGAAATACGTTCATATCCATTACTGCTAGGCGTTCGCGGTGAAGAGCAGAAGGATATTGATATTGTTGTTGACACCATTATTAAAGTTGCAACAATCATAAGGAAGATACCGCGAATCACAGATATCGAGATTAATCCTGTTGTTGTCTATGAGCAGGGCAAAGGCCTTAAAGCAGTAGACGTCAGGATAATAATTTCTAAATCGTAA
- a CDS encoding GNAT family N-acetyltransferase, with protein MEQNTAKLEDFRRVYPEKFLPEEKIFSHINRGDRIFIGTACSEPQYLVNALVEYVKSYPKAFFDTEVIHVWTLGVAPYADEKFKQNFRHNSFFIGTNTRDAINQGIADYTPIFLSHVPNLLRKGIIEIDVALVQTSYPDDHGFLSLGVSVDIVKAAVESARLVVVQVNKYMPRVHGDAFIHIKDVDFIVPHDEPILEFTTKVSDEISNRIGKYVSRIIQDGDTIQVGYGRMPNAILKHLITKKNLGVHTELLTDGIVELMKAGVITNSEKTLDRGKTIASFCMGTQATYEYIHDNPSIEFKTIDYTNNPLIIAQQRRMTAINAALQIDLTGQATAESLGKTFFSGIGGQADFMRGAVLAPGGKTILTLRSTTENEQESRIVPFIPEGAGITLNRGDVHYVVTEYGIAYIHGKNIRERAMDLIAIAHPKFRPWLIEEAKKNGLIYRDQAFIPGKKGEYPEHLETYRTTKTGIKLKLRPVKISDEELLKDFFYSLSDQSLYRRFISTRKDMPHERLQEMVVIDYTKEMVILAVIEQNEKEVVVGVGQYGIQEFQHWAEVAFAVRDDYQYKGIGQVLLSYLTQIAKRNGLLGFTAEVLVENKPMLHLFEKMGFNIEKRSSAGVYELKMEFRGDEQ; from the coding sequence ATGGAGCAGAATACTGCAAAACTGGAAGATTTCAGGAGGGTTTACCCTGAAAAGTTTCTTCCGGAGGAGAAGATTTTCAGCCACATTAACAGGGGTGATAGAATCTTCATTGGTACAGCCTGTAGTGAGCCCCAGTATTTAGTCAATGCACTAGTTGAATATGTAAAATCGTACCCCAAAGCATTTTTTGACACTGAAGTTATACATGTATGGACACTAGGTGTGGCACCCTATGCTGATGAAAAATTTAAACAAAACTTTCGCCACAACTCATTTTTTATTGGAACCAATACCCGGGATGCCATCAACCAGGGAATAGCTGATTACACTCCTATTTTTCTTTCGCATGTCCCAAATCTGTTACGGAAAGGAATAATTGAAATTGATGTTGCTTTAGTACAGACATCATATCCCGATGATCATGGTTTTTTAAGTTTGGGAGTGAGCGTTGATATTGTAAAGGCAGCTGTGGAAAGTGCACGGCTTGTAGTGGTGCAGGTGAATAAATACATGCCGCGTGTTCACGGTGATGCATTTATTCATATCAAGGATGTGGACTTTATTGTACCGCATGATGAGCCAATACTTGAATTTACCACTAAAGTATCAGATGAAATTTCAAACCGCATTGGTAAATACGTATCACGCATTATTCAGGATGGCGATACCATACAGGTTGGCTATGGCAGAATGCCCAATGCTATCCTCAAACACCTTATCACCAAAAAGAATTTAGGTGTGCATACTGAACTGCTTACCGATGGTATTGTAGAGCTCATGAAAGCCGGGGTTATCACCAATTCCGAAAAAACATTAGACAGAGGCAAAACAATTGCCTCTTTTTGTATGGGGACACAGGCAACTTATGAATATATTCATGATAACCCTTCAATTGAATTCAAAACTATTGACTACACCAACAATCCGCTCATCATTGCGCAGCAACGCAGGATGACTGCAATAAATGCTGCTCTGCAAATAGATTTAACAGGTCAGGCTACAGCTGAATCGCTGGGTAAAACATTTTTCAGCGGTATAGGCGGTCAGGCCGATTTTATGCGAGGTGCCGTACTTGCCCCCGGTGGCAAAACTATCCTTACACTGCGTTCAACCACAGAAAATGAACAGGAATCACGTATTGTGCCATTTATACCTGAAGGTGCTGGCATAACGCTTAACCGTGGTGATGTTCATTATGTGGTAACTGAGTATGGGATAGCCTATATCCATGGCAAAAACATACGGGAACGAGCTATGGATTTGATTGCGATAGCTCATCCCAAATTCAGGCCATGGCTCATAGAAGAAGCCAAGAAAAACGGACTCATCTACCGCGATCAGGCGTTTATCCCGGGCAAAAAAGGCGAGTATCCGGAACACCTTGAAACATACCGTACTACTAAGACAGGTATTAAGCTTAAACTTAGACCTGTCAAGATCAGCGATGAAGAACTTTTAAAGGACTTTTTCTATTCACTATCCGACCAGAGCCTCTACAGGCGCTTTATATCAACACGAAAAGACATGCCACATGAACGGTTGCAGGAAATGGTGGTTATTGATTACACCAAAGAAATGGTAATTTTAGCTGTTATTGAACAGAATGAAAAGGAAGTTGTGGTCGGCGTTGGTCAGTACGGTATCCAGGAGTTTCAGCATTGGGCAGAGGTGGCATTTGCTGTGCGTGATGATTATCAATATAAAGGCATTGGTCAGGTATTGTTATCGTATCTGACTCAGATTGCAAAAAGAAATGGTTTGCTGGGATTCACAGCAGAGGTGCTTGTGGAAAACAAGCCCATGCTGCATCTATTTGAAAAAATGGGGTTTAATATAGAAAAGAGGAGTAGCGCAGGAGTATATGAATTGAAGATGGAATTTAGGGGAGATGAACAATGA